One Carassius gibelio isolate Cgi1373 ecotype wild population from Czech Republic chromosome A20, carGib1.2-hapl.c, whole genome shotgun sequence DNA segment encodes these proteins:
- the LOC127938507 gene encoding tribbles homolog 2, with product MNIQRSSPINISRYGRSRHKTHDFEELSCLRTAESNQSFSPNLGSPSPPETPDSSHCISCIGNYLLLEPIEGDHVFRATHLHSGEELVCKVLDVSRYQESLAAYFVLGTHEHINQIVEILLGDAQAYVFFESSHGDMHSFVRTCKKLREEEAARLFHQIASAVAHCHDNGLVLRDLKLRKFVFKNEDRSLVKLESLEDTYLLEGGDDSLSDKHGCPAYVSPEILNANGSYSGKAADVWSLGVMLYTILVGRYPFHDVEPSSLFSKIRRGQFSIPETLTPKARCLIRSILRREPAERLTSREILDHPWFSASGGSASHGRGERELDQMVPEANMEEELEQFFS from the exons ATGAACATACAGCGATCCAGTCCCATTAACATTTCGCGTTATGGGAGATCGAGGCACAAAACACACGACTTTGAGGAGCTATCTTGTCTAAGGACTGCAGAATCCAACCAGAGTTTCAGTCCCAATTTAGGATCTCCCAGCCCTCCCGAGACCCCTGACTCCTCTCACTGCATTTCTTGCATTGGCAATTACCTTTTGTTGGAGCCTATTGAGGGAGACCACGTTTTCAGAGCCACCCACCTGCACAGTGGGGAAGAGCTCGTGTGCAAG GTGTTGGATGTCAGTCGATACCAAGAGTCCTTGGCTGCTTACTTTGTGCTGGGCACCCATGAGCATATTAACCAGATAGTGGAGATCCTTCTGGGGGATGCGCAAGCGTACGTGTTCTTCGAGAGCAGCCATGGCGACATGCACTCTTTCGTCCGCACTTGCAAGAAGCTGCGAGAGGAAGAGGCTGCCAGACTCTTCCATCAGATAGCATCAGCTGTGGCGCACTGCCACGACAACGGCCTGGTCCTCAGAGACCTCAAGCTGAGGAAGTTCGTCTTTAAGAACGAGGACAG GAGCCTTGTAAAGTTGGAGAGTTTGGAGGATACTTACCTCCTAGAAGGAGGTGATGATTCGCTCTCGGACAAACACGGCTGTCCAGCGTACGTCAGTCCGGAAATCCTCAACGCAAATGGCAGCTATTCGGGTAAGGCGGCGGACGTGTGGAGCTTGGGCGTGATGCTCTACACCATCCTGGTGGGCCGCTACCCGTTCCACGACGTAGAGCCCAGCTCGCTGTTCAGCAAAATCCGCCGCGGCCAGTTCAGCATCCCCGAGACGCTAACACCCAAGGCGCGATGCCTCATCCGTAGCATCCTGCGGCGAGAACCAGCCGAACGCCTCACCTCCCGAGAGATCCTGGACCATCCCTGGTTCTCGGCCTCCGGCGGTTCGGCCAGCCACGGAAGAGGCGAGCGAGAGTTGGACCAAATGGTGCCAGAGGCCAACATGGAAGAAGAACTAGAACAGTTCTTCAGCTGA